From the bacterium genome, one window contains:
- a CDS encoding EscU/YscU/HrcU family type III secretion system export apparatus switch protein — MSSENRPYPLSSSKRDRLRAQGIFPQSDLLVEALRLCGFLLVLAFMLPPMLQGLLNFATKAFANSNLRQDLWSVDFLGFGVQISQALLVLIGLRFLIGLLQSRFLIDFRLLGVNLGRLVQGFRGSFRRGLNAMLSTVIACLALCLAFYYLASRSKQLAEEALTSANLLTTSALFNKFLWTAGGLCCIAVVLGIFGYALRRVLFFKAHAMTREEVESERREEEMSDLMRSSVRERSQINK, encoded by the coding sequence GTGTCGAGTGAAAATCGCCCATACCCCCTAAGCTCGAGTAAGCGTGATCGCCTGCGCGCACAAGGAATTTTTCCACAAAGCGACTTACTAGTTGAAGCCTTGCGTTTGTGTGGCTTTTTATTGGTTTTGGCGTTTATGCTTCCACCGATGCTGCAGGGACTCTTGAATTTTGCTACTAAAGCATTTGCAAATTCCAACCTGCGTCAGGACCTCTGGTCAGTTGATTTTCTGGGATTCGGGGTGCAAATCTCCCAAGCCTTACTGGTGTTGATTGGCTTGCGGTTTTTGATTGGTTTGCTGCAATCTCGTTTTTTAATCGACTTTCGTTTGCTGGGGGTAAATTTGGGGCGTCTGGTTCAAGGTTTTCGTGGCTCGTTCAGGCGCGGGCTAAATGCGATGCTCTCGACGGTTATCGCCTGTCTGGCTTTATGCTTAGCATTTTATTATCTAGCGAGTAGGTCTAAGCAACTTGCCGAAGAAGCCTTAACTAGTGCAAATTTACTGACAACATCTGCATTATTTAATAAGTTCTTGTGGACTGCTGGTGGGCTTTGCTGCATTGCAGTAGTGCTGGGCATCTTTGGATACGCTCTGCGCCGAGTTTTATTTTTCAAGGCGCATGCGATGACGCGTGAAGAAGTTGAGTCGGAGCGG
- a CDS encoding EscR/YscR/HrcR family type III secretion system export apparatus protein, protein MENSLVNTFIFWQSLDLSSFGIAALLLTALTLSSFIKIVTVLGLVRAGFGVDNFPAGLIVTLLALVLSYFVMIPVIDRSVAQSVTAWNSSASLQPAERKATAVAAGFEVWKEFAWQQSDQDERNRFATLAEQLAKKKDFKADRKSWQVLVPAFVLTELKSAFTTGLTIFLPFLVIDLLTASILMGMGYTALNSQIVALPLKILLFVLADGWTLIMTNLVGSYI, encoded by the coding sequence GTGGAAAATTCATTAGTTAATACCTTTATATTTTGGCAGTCGCTTGATCTTTCAAGTTTTGGAATTGCTGCGCTACTACTGACGGCTTTAACTTTAAGTTCCTTCATTAAAATCGTCACCGTGCTTGGGCTGGTTCGTGCAGGGTTTGGTGTCGATAACTTTCCTGCAGGACTGATTGTCACTTTATTGGCGCTTGTGCTCTCTTATTTTGTGATGATTCCAGTGATCGACCGGAGCGTGGCTCAAAGCGTTACTGCCTGGAATAGCTCTGCAAGCCTGCAGCCCGCTGAACGTAAAGCAACTGCTGTTGCAGCAGGATTTGAAGTCTGGAAAGAATTTGCCTGGCAGCAAAGTGATCAGGATGAACGCAATCGTTTTGCCACTTTGGCCGAGCAACTCGCAAAGAAAAAGGACTTCAAGGCGGATCGGAAATCATGGCAAGTGCTGGTGCCTGCCTTTGTCCTGACGGAATTAAAATCTGCCTTTACTACGGGCCTGACAATTTTTTTGCCATTTTTGGTGATTGACCTTCTGACGGCCAGTATCCTGATGGGCATGGGCTATACGGCGCTTAATTCTCAGATTGTAGCCTTGCCCTTGAAAATATTACTTTTTGTGCTCGCGGATGGTTGGACTTTGATTATGACAAATCTGGTCGGCTCGTATATTTAG
- a CDS encoding flagellar biosynthetic protein FliQ, protein MENSYDLSLISSAFGLVLQLALPLLAITLLGALILGIIQTATQIQDDSIKFTGKFIAGFCALMLFGLSTLRTLTAYAVRLWGDVQWYQ, encoded by the coding sequence ATGGAAAATAGCTATGATCTTAGTTTAATTTCTTCTGCCTTTGGCTTGGTTCTACAACTGGCACTACCGCTTTTAGCAATTACCTTACTTGGTGCGTTAATACTTGGAATTATCCAGACCGCAACACAAATTCAAGATGATTCAATTAAATTCACTGGGAAATTTATTGCAGGATTTTGCGCTTTAATGCTTTTCGGCCTTTCTACGCTACGCACTTTAACTGCCTATGCCGTGCGCTTGTGGGGAGATGTGCAGTGGTACCAGTAG